In Uranotaenia lowii strain MFRU-FL chromosome 2, ASM2978415v1, whole genome shotgun sequence, one genomic interval encodes:
- the LOC129749689 gene encoding uncharacterized protein LOC129749689 has protein sequence MSKPTASWTRSRCKIKRKDLNTLNEADAFVESMSGESSTDSCIQVQALQPNIDDINFQRLIDETNRTQASKVISVPRLPKPTSVNRSSSKAIEVTLPIDLPSHEVSYALPDPTVEVQYVQAPNLDSPIQRNFNNTIVEYVSLEQPEINQNDAYENQASEPGLRDIYSMLRQILDRVTEQERRSLDQSVKLDFIFNKIQQKEINQTNDDFSFKCITNEKELNELEEQLGDEEYKQNFLKWLISNIEGECSENRMLQALDLIFSLKFQADCTWTGSSRVASKTAILSNPKLLNIFQKIGTTQTEMVNQIKLADFFKKKLKNATKRLTNTE, from the exons ATGTCGAAACCCACCGCATCATGGACACGGAGCAGGTGTAAGATAAAGAGAAAGGATTTGAACACGCTGAATGAAGCAGATGCGTTTGTCGAATCCATGTCCGGTGAATCCAGCACGGACTCCTGCATTCAGGTTCAAGCCCTCCAGCCAAATATCGATGATATCAATTTTCAACGACTGATTGATGAAACTAATAGAACACAAGCGTCAAAAGTGATTTCGGTACCTCGACTACCTAAACCGACATCTGTAAATCGTTCGTCTTCGAAGGCAATAGAAGTTACGCTGCCCATTGATCTGCCTTCGCATGAGGTATCATATGCGCTTCCTGATCCGACCGTTGAAGTCCAATATGTCCAAGCTCCAAATTTAGATTCTCCGATACAAAGGAACTTCAATAACACCATTGTGGAGTATGTATCATTAGAACAGcctgaaataaatcaaaatgatgCTTACGAAAACCAAGCGTCAGAACCTGGATTGAGAGATATTTATTCGATGCTCAGACAGATACTGGATCGTGTGACTGAGCAGGAAAGAAGATCTTTGGATCAAAGCGTAAAGCtggatttcatttttaataaaattcagcAGAAGGAAATCAATCAAACGAAcgatgatttttcatttaaatgcaTCACGAATGAAAAAGAATTGAACGAATTAGAAGAACAGCTTGGCGACGAggaatacaaacaaaatttt TTAAAATGGCTCATTTCCAACATCGAGGGCGAATGTTCAGAGAATAGAATGTTGCAGGCgctagatttaattttttctttaaaatttcaagccgATTGTACCTGGACAGGTTCAAGCCGAGTCGCATCTAAAACAGCTATACTGTCAAACCCCAAgcttttgaacatttttcaaaaaataggcACAACACAAACCGAAATGGTTAACCAAATTAAACTAGctgactttttcaaaaaaaagcttaaaaatgccACGAAACGATTGACAAATactgaataa